A genomic region of Melanotaenia boesemani isolate fMelBoe1 chromosome 21, fMelBoe1.pri, whole genome shotgun sequence contains the following coding sequences:
- the LOC121632824 gene encoding integrin alpha-M-like yields the protein MDWMISATLFLSVLKAALCFNIDPLAWKSLKNPAAGFGYQVVQRRSELLVSAPLEQYSGNRRGQIFKCTTERCQSLRVPVPESAVNMSLGLTMTSDPNTDRNVACGPTIPKDCKSITMYNGVCIQINTYNSFEPSVPSSIEECRTQADIAFLLDGSGSVDKSDFERMKTFVLKLIESLLGKDTQFAIAQFSTHPKVHYYFNGFYANSWQARIENIKQSKGWTYTAAAIRHVVDDVFSPSKGSRSKVKKILIVITDGESNDHGNLEAAIQKAEAKDIVRFAIGVGGAFKIPTALNELRMIASKPQENHVFEVETFEALEKIRQNLQDKIFSIEGSQTSGESLKLEMSQEGFRAAIVNEGIQMAMVGANQWRGGYKRYTGSTQRVSYEPMAIEPDSYLGYSMAVATAADGQLTIIGAPRYQHRGVVMVVFMDTFWQKLEPNQREIQIGEYFGAEVCTMDLNLDSYTDLIIISAPMYKDSDREGRVYVCTLTYLNVECHFESPLVLKGAADRGRFGSSLAVLPDLNNDGFSDLAVGAPLENDGQGSIYIFHAEGGQRINPAYSQRIAASEVQSGLKFFGMSISQWSFDQSGDGLPDLAVGSKGTVVLLRSRPIVMVEATVSFNPNEIPTQNVDCSNPLKNQAEICFIMSRHSKVNTAQAQIKYTFTLDATRKTPKNRAYIREKLREETGSFVLDFKNQKCSSVKFFIEACPEDIHNPLMNELRFTFDGLPSDTNLKPSLAQQAQTTTFHPLSFEINCGADEKCVDNLKVDFNFTGSSVIVVGIDGLLDVTVSVENREENSYNSLIILTYPAGLSYRKFSALQGRIQCSSLDSEDGVTRGKTDCTIDKPVFKSNSKAVFIVSYGIGANSQLDRKIFVTANATSGNQQHSPSSELYKRKEIDVKYSIFVSAESSFNYCNFTFGKNNLQKPVQQSIKVTNSIRAFNFTVVIRVPVKLGNKDIWVDLSSLQIADCQRDKDEEPVVTDIVAQIKEKKLVDCSVAKCRVFRCSRFMGRKESKTYTISANLSSAWIEQIGLPSAKFLLTSTASLEYDRDQYIFYSTATNNNPPVHKIETEVEVYPVPDFTKEIVGGSLGGLAFLALLTAGLYKAGFFKSKYNEMINEDGKGATETEADGGAPTGE from the exons ATGGATTGGATGATCTCAGCTACACTTTTCCTTTCAG TGTtaaaagctgcactttgtttCAACATTGACCCTCTGGCTTGGAAGTCCCTGAAGaatcctgctgcaggttttggcTACCAGGTGGTGCAAAGACGATCAGA ATTACTCGTCAGTGCCCCTCTAGAACAGTATTCAGGAAATCGAAGGGGTCAGATATTTAAATGCACCACTGAGAGATGCCAAAGTCTGCGAGTTCCAG TTCCAGAGTCTGCAGTCAACATGTCTCTTGGTTTGACAATGACAAGTGACCCTAACACAGACAGGAATGTG GCATGTGGTCCAACCATTCCCAAAGACTGTAAAAGTATCACCATGTACAATGGTGTTTGCATTCAGATCAACACATATAATTCATTTGAGCCCTCAGTCCCATCTTCCATTGAAG aGTGCCGAACCCAAGCTGACATTGCATTTCTGTTAGATGGCTCAGGAAGTGTAGACAAGAGTGATTTTGAAAGAATGAAGACTTTTGTGTTAAAACTGATCGAGTCACTCCTTGGAAAAGATACACAA tttGCCATCGCTCAGTTCTCCACACATCCCAAAGTCCATTACtattttaatggattttatGCTAATAGTTGGCAAGCTCGAATTGAAAACATTAAGCAGTCCAAAGGATGGACGTACACCGCTGCAGCCATTCGACATGTTGT gGACGATGTCTTCTCACCATCCAAAGGTTCCAGATCAAAGGTGAAAAAGATTTTGATAGTCATTACAGATGGAGAGTCTAATGACCACGGCAACTTAGAAGCAGCAATACAAAAAGCTGAAGCTAAAGATATTGTTCGATTTGCTATTGGG GTGGGGGGAGCATTTAAAATCCCTACTGCATTAAATGAACTAAGGATGATTGCCTCTAAACCCCAAGAGAACCATGTGTTTGAAGTGGAGACCTTTGAAGCACTTGAGAAGATTCGACAGAATTTGCAAGACAAAATTTTCTCTATTGAAG GATCACAAACAAGTGGAGAGTCACTGAAACTGGAAATGTCACAGGAGGGATTCAGAGCAGCTATTGTAAATGAG GGAATCCAGATGGCTATGGTTGGTGCTAATCAGTGGAGGGGAGGCTACAAGCGGTACACAGGAAGCACACAAAGAGTGTCATATGAGCCCATGGCTATTGAGCCTGACAGTTATCTTG GTTACTCCATGGCTGTGGCTACAGCTGCAGATGGACAACTGACTATCATTGGTGCTCCAAGATATCAACACAGAGGAGTTGTGATGGTGGTTTTCATGGACACATTCTGGCAAAAGCTTGAGCCAAATCAGCGTGAG ATCCAGATTGGTGAATATTTTGGGGCAGAGGTTTGTACCATGGATTTGAATCTTGACAGCTACACTGATCTAATCATCATATCTGCTCCGATGTACAAGGACTCTGATCGAGAGGGACGAGTTTATGTTTGCACATTGACCTACTTG AATGTCGAGTGCCATTTTGAGTCTCCATTAGTACTAAAAGGGGCTGCTGACAGAGGAAGGTTTGGGTCTTCTCTCGCTGTTCTGCCTGATCTAAACAACGATGGATTTAGTGATTTGGCAGTTGGAGCACCTTTGGAGAACGATGGTCAAGGCAGCATCTACATATTCCATGCTGAAGGAGGCCAAAGAATCAATCCTGCTTACTCACAG AGAATTGCTGCCTCTGAGGTTCAGTCAGGACTAAAGTTCTTTGGCATGTCGATCAGTCAGTGGAGTTTCGATCAGAGTGGTGATGGTCTGCCTGACTTAGCGGTGGGTTCAAAGGGCACAGTTGTCTTACTGAG ATCAAGGCCTATAGTGATGGTGGAAGCAACTGTGTCCTTCAACCCAAATGAAATCCCAACTCAAAATGTGGACTGTTCAAATCCCCTGAAGAACCAAGCTGAAATCTGCTTTATTATGAGCAGACACTCTAAAGTGAACACAG CTCAAGCACAGATTAAATACACTTTTACGCTGGATGCTACCAGGAAGACCCCAAAGAACCGAGCTTACATCAGAGAGAAACTACGAGAGGAAACTGGGTCATTTGTTCTGGACTTTAAAAATCAAAAGTGCAGCAGTGTGAAATTTTTTATTGAG GCTTGTCCAGAAGATATTCACAATCCACTTATGAACGAGCTCAGATTCACCTTCGATGGTTTACCTTCTGACACAAATCTTAAACCAAGTCTCGCCCAGCAGGCTCAAACAACAACCTTTCATCCA CTGAGCTTTGAGATCAACTGTGGTGCTGATGAGAAATGTGTTGATAATCTGAAAGTGGACTTCAACTTCACCGG GTCCTCAGTGATTGTGGTTGGCATTGATGGGCTTTTGGATGTGACAGTCTCTGTGGAGAACAGGGAGGAAAACTCATACAACAGTCTTATTATTCTCACATACCCAGCTGGGCTCTCCTACAGGAAGTTTTCAGCTCTGCAG GGAAGAATTCAGTGCAGCTCTTTGGACAGTGAAGATGGAGTAACTCGAGGAAAGACAGACTGCACTATTGACAAACCAGTTTTCAAAAGCAACTCCAAG GCTGTCTTCATTGTCTCCTATGGGATTGGAGCCAATAGTCAACTTGACAGGAAGATCTTTGTCACTGCAAACGCCACCAG TGGGAATCAGCAGCACTCCCCTTCAAGTGAACTCTACAAGAGGAAAGAGATCGATGTGAAATACAGCAtctttgtttcagctgaaaG CTCCTTCAACTACTGCAATTTCACTTTTGGAAAAAATAATTTGCAGAAACCAGTCCAACAATCAATCAAG GTTACAAATAGCATCAGAGCATTTAATTTCACTGTGGTGATCAGGGTTCCTGTAAAGCTCGGTAACAAAGATATTTGGGTGGATTTGAGCAGTCTGCAG ATTGCAGACTGTCAACGAGACAAAGATGAAGAACCTGTTGTCACTGATATTGTTGCTCagataaaggaaaagaaattagtg GACTGCTCTGTAGCCAAGTGCAGAGTGTTTAGGTGCAGCCGGTTCATGGGAAGAAAGGAGAGTAAGACGTATACAATCTCTGCCAACCTTAGTTCAGCATGGATAGAGCAG attggaCTTCCATCTGCCAAATTCCTCTTAACCAGCACGGCCAGTCTGGAGTACGACAGAGACCAGTACATCTTCTACTCAACAGCAACTAATAACAACCCACCTGTTCACAAA ATTGAGACAGAGGTAGAAGTGTATCCTGTACCAGATTTCACCAAAGAGATTGTAGGAGGTTCTCTGGGAGGGTTGGCTTTTCTGGCTTTACTCACTGCTGGTCTGTATAAG GCTGGTTTTTTTAAGAGCAAATACAATGAGATGATTAATGAAGATGGAAAAGGAGCCACAGAGACAGAAGCTGATGGAGGTGCACCCACAGGAGAATAA